A genomic window from Aquila chrysaetos chrysaetos chromosome 9, bAquChr1.4, whole genome shotgun sequence includes:
- the OTUD7B gene encoding OTU domain-containing protein 7B, with product MDIVLSDFVRSTGAEPGLARDLLEGKNWDLSAALSDFEQLRQVHAGNLPHSFNEGRNYKPPEKEAARPGRPPLQRQDDIVQEKRLSRGISHASSTIVSLARSHVSSNGSSEHLLEMPICTFQLPDLTVYTEDFRTFIERDLIEQSMLVALEQAGRLNWWANVDPSCQRLLPLATTGDGNCLLHAASLGMWGFHDRDLMLRKSLYTLMDKGMEREALKRRWRWQQTQQNKESGLVYTEEEWQKEWNELIKLASSEPRVHYGTNGGSCGGVESSEEPVYESLEEFHVFVLAHVLKRPIVVVADTMLRDSGGEAFAPIPFGGIYLPLEVPANKCHRSPLVLAYDQAHFSALVSMEQKEPTKDQAVIPLTDSEHKLLPVHFAVDPGKEWQWGKDDSDNVKLASVTLSLEAKLHLLHSYMNVKWITLPCDMQAPLAQPESPTASAGDDARSAAESGESDKESVCSSSASNGGSRGCKDKEKPKKEREKDKEKDKKRADSVANKLGSFGKTLGSKLKKNMGGLMHSKTIKGGVSNGQGDTLEKKKKGSLKSRKGSKEESSQGDLSAPVEKPCPGKAAPEKPADPYKYSNDVRLSLSILRAAMQGERKFIFAGHLKTSNRHQYQEEMIQRYLLDAEERFMAEQKQKEAEKKALGSAAPAKKLELEANTHKGEEAMLTPTYAQPPPTYTIQTPDLAIGTKIAAFPSGYSGVFTFPRPSMVNSMEGSHPPSYQDSRRQVAGGSCSSLPPYATLPRHCTQARPNPYQTSPSHLGRFSPTDMDIHPTYPSECDGSTCLPPHSNGYREYLDQESSQKGMPADKNKSRVLYNIQQTKCKQPNCSFYGHPETGNFCSCCYKEELKRKEREALVHRF from the exons ATGGACATCGTCCTGTCGGATTTTGTTCGCTCAACAGGGGCAGAGCCGGGACTGGCTAGAGACCTGCTCGAAG GCAAGAACTGGGACCTGAGCGCAGCCCTGAGTGACTTTGAACAGCTAAGGCAAGTGCATGCTGGCAACCTACCCCATTCCTTCAACGAAGGACGCAACTATAAACCCCCTGAAAAAGAGGCAGCCCGTCCCGGGCGACCGCCGCTCCAGCGGCAGGATGATATCGTGCAAG AAAAACGCTTGTCTCGAGGCATTTCCCATGCCAGCTCGACCATCGTCTCCCTGGCCCGGTCCCACGTCTCCAGCAACGGCAGCAGCGAACATCTGCTGGAGATGCCCATCTGCACCTTCCAGCTGCCTGACCTCACCGTGTACACGGAGGACTTCCGCACCTTCATCGAGCGAGACCTCATCGAGCAGTCGATGCTGGTGGCGCTGGAGCAAGCTG GTCGTCTGAACTGGTGGGCGAATGTGGATCCCAGTTGCCAAAGGCTGCTTCCCCTGGCCACCACCGGTGACGGGAACTGCCTGCTCCATGCCGCCTCCCTGG GTATGTGGGGTTTCCACGATAGAGATCTCATGCTTCGCAAATCCCTTTACACCTTGATGGATAAAGGCATGGAAAGGGAAGCCCTGAAGCGGAGGTGGCGTTGGCAGCAAACGCAGCAGAACAAGGAG TCTGGTCTTGTTTACACTGAAGAGGAGTGGCAGAAGGAGTGGAACGAGCTGATCAAGCTGGCATCCAGTGAGCCTCGTGTACACTACGGCACCAACGGGGGCAGCTGTGGAGG TGTTGAAAGCTCTGAAGAGCCGGTGTACGAGAGCCTGGAGGAGTTTCACGTCTTCGTCCTCGCCCACGTGTTGAAGAGACCCATAGTGGTGGTGGCAGACACGATGCTGCGGGACTCAGGGGGAGAAG CCTTTGCCCCTATTCCCTTTGGAGGGATCTATCTTCCCCTGGAAGTCCCAGCCAACAAATGCCATCGTTCTCCATTGGTCCTGGCTTACGACCAAGCCCATTTTTCTGCCCTGGTATCCATGGAGCAGAAGGAACCCACAAAAGATCAAG CTGTGATCCCCCTGACGGACTCCGAGCACAAGCTGCTCCCTGTGCACTTTGCCGTGGATCCCGGGAAGGAATGGCAGTGGGGAAAAGACGACAGTGACAATGTCAAGCTGGCCAG tgtGACGTTATCACTGGAAGCAAAGCTGCACTTGCTGCACAGCTACATGAATGTTAAATGGATCACATTGCCTTGTGACATGCAG GCGCCTTTGGCCCAGCCAGAATCCCCTACAGCCTCCGCGGGCGATGACGCTCGTTCAGCTGCGGAGTCGGGAGAGTCAGACAAGGAGTCGGTCTGCAGCAGTTCAGCGAGCAATGGTGGCAGCAGGGGCTGCAAGGACAAAGAGAAACCAAAGAAAGAGCGAGAAAAGGataaggaaaaagataaaaaacgGGCAGACTCGGTTGCCAATAAGCTGGGCAGCTTCGGCAAGACTTTGGGAAGTAAGCTAAAAAAGAACATGGGTGGCTTGATGCACAGCAAAACTATCAAGGGAGGTGTGAGCAACGGGCAGGGGGATACcttggagaagaagaagaaaggatcCTTGAAGTCCAGGAAAGGCAGCAAAGAGGAATCTTCTCAAGGAGACTTGTCAGCTCCTGTGGAGAAACCCTGCCCAGGTAAAGCAGCCCCTGAAAAGCCGGCGGACCCCTACAAGTACAGCAACGACGTTAGGCTGAGCCTGAGCATCCTCCGGGCTGCCATGCAGGGAGAGCGCAAGTTCATCTTTGCCGGCCACCTCAAGACAAGCAACCGGCACCAGTACCAGGAGGAGATGATCCAGCGGTACCTTCTGGATGCCGAGGAACGTTTTATGGCtgagcagaaacaaaaggagGCCGAGAAGAAGGCGCTGGGGAGCGCTGCTCCTGCCAagaagctggagctggaggcGAACACCCACAAGGGTGAGGAAGCGATGCTCACCCCCACTTACGCCCAGCCTCCCCCCACGTACACCATCCAGACCCCAGATCTGGCCATAGGCACTAAAATAGCAGCTTTTCCCTCTGGCTATTCAGGTGTTTTCACCTTTCCAAGACCCTCCATGGTGAACAGCATGGAAGGGTCGCACCCCCCCAGCTATCAAGACAGCAGGCGGCAGGTAGCTGGGGGGTCCTGCAGCAGCCTTCCTCCCTACGCTACCTTACCCAGACATTGCACCCAGGCGCGGCCGAATCCCTACCAAACCAGCCCTTCCCACCTGGGGAGATTCTCCCCCACGGACATGGACATCCATCCCACCTACCCGTCGGAGTGCGATGGCTCAACCTGCCTCCCCCCGCACAGCAACGGCTACAGGGAATACCTCGACCAGGAAAGCTCGCAGAAAGGAATGCCggcagacaaaaataaaagccgAGTTCTTTATAACATTCAGCAGACCAAATGCAAGCAGCCAAACTGCAGTTTTTACGGACATCCAGAAACTGGGAATTTCTGCTCGTGCTGTTACAAAGAGGAGCTGAAACGCAAGGAGCGAGAGGCTCTAGTGCACAGGTTCTGA